One Novosphingobium sp. G106 DNA segment encodes these proteins:
- a CDS encoding heavy metal-binding domain-containing protein, producing MAMVTGLSGNEIYCMALKHYSPGEIVVGNSVQSMGFLGGMVSGFKNMAGGEIEPVTEAIESGRIKAFERMVAEAQREGAAGVTGVTGELMDFVGNTEFLFVGSCLMNDGPISAERAPSRAFFTSAGSGQELYCNIDAGYAPLHHVFGNIAYSTGIGGGIMGSLKTLVRGEITEYSDIFNATRHKALDRIVAQARGCGANAVVGIRTNVRFWHGAHEMLMTGTAARNPALPDQYLNNPVTSDLTGEELWAMSSLGYAPVKLLISASIYSLGMAGGLKAAFKAFTKGEISDLTTLIHDAREVAIGRLKSEADALGAQDVVGVKTYIAELGSSLVEFLAIGTAIKKIDGVGVTTPQLPVHAIVSDKDTWIDGTFGLSLDRNG from the coding sequence GGGCAACAGCGTCCAATCCATGGGCTTCCTCGGCGGCATGGTCTCCGGCTTCAAGAACATGGCCGGCGGCGAGATCGAACCGGTCACCGAAGCGATCGAGAGCGGCCGGATCAAGGCCTTCGAGCGAATGGTCGCCGAAGCCCAGCGCGAAGGCGCCGCCGGCGTGACCGGGGTCACCGGCGAACTGATGGACTTCGTCGGCAACACCGAATTCCTCTTCGTCGGCTCCTGCCTGATGAACGACGGGCCAATAAGTGCCGAACGGGCCCCTTCGCGCGCCTTCTTCACCAGCGCCGGCAGCGGCCAGGAACTCTACTGCAATATCGACGCAGGCTATGCGCCGCTGCACCACGTCTTCGGCAACATCGCCTATAGCACCGGCATCGGCGGCGGGATCATGGGTTCGCTCAAGACGCTCGTGCGCGGCGAGATCACCGAATACAGCGATATCTTCAATGCAACCCGCCACAAGGCGCTCGATCGGATCGTCGCCCAGGCTAGGGGCTGCGGTGCCAATGCCGTGGTCGGCATCCGCACCAACGTCCGCTTCTGGCACGGCGCGCACGAGATGCTGATGACCGGCACTGCTGCGCGCAACCCCGCGCTGCCCGACCAGTACCTCAACAACCCCGTCACCAGCGACCTGACCGGGGAGGAGTTGTGGGCGATGTCGAGCCTCGGCTATGCCCCGGTGAAGTTGCTGATCTCGGCTTCGATATATTCGCTGGGCATGGCCGGGGGCCTCAAGGCCGCGTTCAAGGCCTTCACCAAGGGCGAGATCAGCGATCTCACCACTCTGATCCACGATGCGCGCGAAGTCGCCATCGGCCGGCTGAAGAGCGAGGCCGATGCCCTCGGCGCGCAGGATGTGGTCGGCGTGAAGACCTACATCGCCGAACTGGGATCCAGCCTCGTCGAGTTCCTCGCGATCGGCACGGCGATCAAGAAGATCGACGGTGTCGGCGTGACGACGCCGCAACTGCCGGTGCACGCCATCGTATCCGACAAGGACACCTGGATCGACGGCACTTTCGGCTTGTCGCTCGATCGGAATGGCTGA
- a CDS encoding TonB-dependent receptor → MKSSKQALLLTALFLGTVAYPTLAAAQTAEAAASDSENGLGDIVVTAERRSENLTNVPVSVGVLSGDDTRAFTSGGDDTLLSLSGKVPSLYIESTTGRIFPRFYIRGLGNVDFYLGASQPVSIIQDDVVLEHVVLKSNPVYDVAQVEVLRGPQGSLFGRNTTAGIVKFDTNRPTMDFQGRASLSVGTYDTVNFDAGVGGPLIADKLAVRVSVLAQHRQDYVDNTFRGVSADGTVTPAKNVMGGFDDLNARLQLLYTPTSNLSVLLSGHVRDYNGTSTLFLRGALTKGSNQSNAPRDSVAFDEANNNPQAYKTQGASGHITWDLGGVEVTSITAYEHTSGYSRGDTDGGAAANFPVGGVPNGFGESQGQIRDLDQWTQEVRLASNNDGPLKWQVGGFYFDSRDITDFYQRAYFLTTAARNPNNWVRLHNVNTSWAGFGQASYTFNDRLTVTGGVRYTKDTKTTDLLKTADTAAGVVTYPGRRHVRLSDDKVSWDVSALYKVSDDASVYARVARGFRGPTIQGRSAVFNSDFTTANSETITSYEAGFKSQWLDNRLRFNASAFYWRVNDIQLNGNDTNGNGVLFNANRADAYGAEAELEFRPVPELVLSLGGSVLHTEIKDSKAEAQVCALNGAIVCTVLDPVRTQATPFGPVFLANINGNPLPNAPKYNLNFTARYDIPVTDSGKFFIATDWNVQGYTNFVLYETKEFTSKGNFEGGLKVGYSGGNGTWELAAFARNITNEKNLKGVIENYMAAVYNDPRIIGVSFSGKIR, encoded by the coding sequence ATGAAATCCAGCAAGCAAGCACTGCTTCTGACCGCCCTGTTCCTTGGCACGGTCGCTTATCCGACCCTCGCAGCCGCGCAGACCGCCGAAGCGGCCGCCAGCGACAGCGAGAACGGCCTGGGCGACATCGTCGTCACGGCCGAGCGCCGCTCGGAGAACCTGACCAACGTCCCCGTTTCGGTCGGCGTTCTCAGCGGCGACGATACGCGCGCCTTCACCAGCGGCGGCGACGACACGCTGCTCTCGCTTTCGGGCAAGGTCCCCAGCCTCTATATCGAGTCGACCACCGGTCGCATCTTCCCGCGCTTCTACATCCGCGGCCTCGGCAACGTGGACTTCTACCTCGGCGCCTCGCAGCCGGTCTCGATCATCCAGGACGACGTCGTGCTCGAGCATGTCGTGCTGAAGTCCAACCCGGTCTATGACGTGGCCCAAGTCGAAGTGCTGCGCGGTCCGCAGGGCTCCCTGTTCGGCCGCAACACGACCGCAGGCATCGTCAAGTTCGACACGAACCGTCCGACCATGGACTTCCAGGGCCGCGCCTCGCTCAGCGTCGGCACCTACGACACGGTCAACTTCGACGCCGGCGTCGGTGGCCCGCTCATCGCGGACAAGCTGGCGGTGCGCGTCTCGGTGCTCGCGCAGCACCGCCAGGACTATGTCGACAACACCTTCCGCGGCGTCAGCGCCGACGGCACGGTGACGCCGGCCAAGAACGTGATGGGCGGCTTCGACGACCTGAACGCCCGCCTGCAGCTGCTTTACACGCCGACCAGCAACCTTTCGGTGCTGCTCTCGGGCCACGTCCGCGACTATAACGGCACCTCGACGCTGTTCCTGCGCGGCGCGCTGACCAAGGGTTCGAACCAGTCGAACGCGCCCCGCGACAGCGTTGCCTTCGACGAGGCGAACAACAACCCGCAGGCCTACAAGACGCAGGGCGCCTCGGGCCACATCACCTGGGATCTGGGTGGCGTAGAGGTCACCTCGATTACTGCTTACGAGCATACCTCGGGCTACAGCCGCGGTGACACTGACGGCGGCGCGGCGGCCAACTTCCCGGTGGGCGGCGTGCCCAACGGTTTCGGCGAATCGCAGGGCCAGATCCGCGATCTCGACCAGTGGACGCAGGAAGTGCGCCTCGCCAGCAACAACGACGGCCCGCTGAAGTGGCAGGTCGGCGGCTTCTACTTCGACAGCCGCGACATCACCGACTTCTATCAGCGCGCCTATTTCCTCACGACGGCGGCGCGTAACCCGAACAACTGGGTCCGCCTTCACAACGTCAACACCTCGTGGGCCGGGTTCGGCCAGGCGAGCTATACCTTCAACGATCGCCTGACGGTCACCGGCGGCGTCCGCTACACGAAGGACACCAAGACCACCGACCTGCTCAAGACGGCCGACACCGCCGCCGGCGTCGTCACCTATCCGGGCCGCCGCCACGTGCGCCTGTCCGACGACAAGGTGAGCTGGGACGTCAGCGCGCTCTACAAGGTGAGCGACGACGCCAGCGTCTATGCCCGCGTCGCCCGCGGCTTCCGCGGTCCGACCATCCAGGGCCGTTCGGCGGTGTTCAACTCCGACTTCACCACGGCGAATTCGGAAACGATCACTTCCTACGAAGCCGGCTTCAAGAGCCAGTGGCTCGACAACCGCCTGCGCTTCAATGCCAGCGCGTTCTACTGGCGGGTGAACGACATCCAGCTCAACGGCAACGACACCAACGGCAACGGCGTGCTGTTCAATGCCAACCGCGCCGACGCCTATGGCGCCGAGGCCGAGCTGGAATTCCGTCCGGTGCCCGAGCTCGTGCTCTCGCTCGGTGGCAGCGTGCTGCACACCGAGATCAAGGACAGCAAGGCCGAGGCGCAGGTCTGTGCGCTCAACGGCGCGATCGTCTGCACGGTGCTCGACCCGGTCCGCACCCAGGCGACGCCGTTCGGTCCGGTGTTCCTGGCCAACATCAACGGCAACCCGCTGCCCAACGCGCCGAAGTACAACCTGAACTTCACCGCGCGCTACGACATCCCGGTCACCGACAGCGGCAAGTTCTTCATCGCGACGGACTGGAACGTGCAGGGCTATACCAACTTCGTGCTCTACGAGACGAAGGAGTTCACTTCGAAGGGCAACTTCGAGGGCGGCCTCAAGGTCGGCTACAGCGGCGGCAACGGCACCTGGGAGCTCGCCGCTTTCGCGCGCAACATCACCAACGAGAAGAACCTCAAGGGCGTGATCGAGAACTACATGGCCGCGGTCTACAACGACCCGCGGATCATCGGTGTCTCGTTCAGCGGCAAGATCCGCTAA
- a CDS encoding SDR family NAD(P)-dependent oxidoreductase → MQGKVAIVTGGGGGIGAGIVRALGAKGVKVVATGRNEAKLARFGEELGSSITYSSIAVDATAEDAPKAIVAHALDTFGRLDILVNNAGSFNFGSVHATTDEMLDEVLGISLRAPFRLTREALPHLGQGASILFVGSTWGIYGTPGGGAYSAVKAAQIGLMQTLAAEYGPQGIRSNYIAPTVVRTEMTEAYWDLDFFRRTNHELTPYNRECTVEDVGNMAAFLASDEAGFVNGQTIAVDGGVSTTRYLAPEAIAR, encoded by the coding sequence ATGCAAGGCAAAGTAGCGATCGTCACGGGCGGCGGCGGCGGCATCGGCGCGGGCATCGTCCGTGCGCTGGGCGCCAAGGGCGTCAAGGTCGTCGCGACCGGCCGCAACGAGGCCAAGCTCGCGCGCTTCGGCGAGGAACTGGGTTCGAGCATCACCTATTCGTCGATCGCGGTCGACGCCACGGCCGAGGACGCGCCCAAGGCGATCGTCGCCCATGCGCTCGACACCTTCGGCCGGCTCGACATCCTGGTGAACAATGCCGGCTCGTTCAATTTCGGTTCGGTCCATGCCACGACCGACGAGATGCTCGACGAGGTGCTCGGCATCTCGCTGCGCGCGCCGTTCCGGCTGACGCGCGAGGCGCTGCCGCATCTCGGGCAGGGCGCTTCGATCCTGTTCGTTGGCTCGACCTGGGGCATCTACGGCACGCCGGGCGGCGGCGCCTACAGCGCAGTCAAGGCAGCGCAGATCGGCCTGATGCAGACTCTGGCAGCCGAATATGGCCCGCAGGGCATCCGCAGCAACTATATCGCGCCCACCGTCGTGCGGACCGAGATGACCGAGGCCTACTGGGACCTCGATTTCTTCCGCCGCACCAACCACGAGCTGACTCCCTACAACCGCGAATGCACGGTCGAGGACGTCGGCAACATGGCCGCCTTCCTGGCCTCGGACGAGGCGGGCTTCGTCAACGGCCAGACCATCGCGGTCGACGGCGGCGTTTCGACGACGCGCTATCTCGCGCCAGAGGCGATTGCGCGCTGA
- a CDS encoding FAD-dependent oxidoreductase, producing MQETETFDVVVVGSGAAGAMAALRAADQGLKVLIIEKAQKFGGTSATSGGVMWIPNHQLDGDKGDSRAQTLEYLDSVITKPVNRQRLEAFVDQAPQMLKYLTGTGVTILAAAWPDYEPLKPGARSDRSVIAPTFDGRELGDNRYALMREQYNRFKLFGRYAMDLTETFSLMMQNKGWRGVAAKVITRYWMDRSTRAVSHRDKRFTQGAALMGAVYKQVFARGVELRMETKLEQVLVDDAGKVSGVEVSNYGRKYTVNARHGVVLAAGGFEWNQELRDRFFPFPSLTRHSSSPEDGNRGEALIAAEKIGASTEHTEEPWFIPTMVLPMKGASNFHEIHQAAFDVGRPWSVCVNRNGVRFVDEACGYDQFGQGMIRDHAKTGANLPCWHVFDAKFRKKFSSGGLMPTVHTPEKKVPEDWWDHYIFRANTIEELAKKIKVPVEALKDTVAKNNEYSKTGVDPEFGKGMNIYDQFFGDPTVTPNPNLGPIDTAPYYAVPINAGDLGTKGGLRCDDRSRVLDGQGNPIAGLYAAGNQAGTPFGDVYPGAGATIGPAMTFAYIAANDIAERSGNQRA from the coding sequence GTGCAGGAAACCGAGACTTTTGATGTCGTCGTCGTAGGGTCGGGCGCTGCCGGGGCCATGGCGGCGCTGCGCGCGGCCGACCAGGGCCTCAAGGTCCTAATCATCGAGAAAGCGCAGAAGTTCGGGGGCACTTCGGCGACCTCGGGCGGCGTCATGTGGATCCCGAACCATCAGCTCGACGGTGACAAGGGCGATAGCCGCGCGCAGACGCTCGAATACCTCGACAGCGTGATCACCAAGCCGGTCAACCGCCAGCGGCTCGAAGCCTTCGTCGACCAGGCGCCGCAGATGCTGAAGTACCTTACCGGCACGGGCGTAACGATCCTGGCCGCCGCCTGGCCCGACTACGAGCCGCTGAAGCCCGGCGCGCGTTCGGACCGTTCGGTGATCGCGCCGACGTTCGACGGGCGCGAGCTAGGTGACAACCGCTATGCGCTGATGCGCGAGCAGTACAATCGCTTCAAGCTGTTCGGCCGCTACGCGATGGATCTGACCGAGACCTTCTCGCTGATGATGCAGAACAAGGGCTGGCGCGGCGTCGCCGCCAAGGTGATCACGCGCTACTGGATGGACCGCTCGACCCGCGCCGTCTCGCACCGCGACAAGCGCTTCACCCAGGGCGCGGCGCTGATGGGCGCGGTCTACAAGCAGGTCTTCGCCCGCGGCGTCGAACTGCGCATGGAGACCAAGCTCGAGCAGGTCCTGGTCGACGATGCCGGCAAGGTCTCGGGCGTCGAGGTCAGCAACTATGGCCGCAAGTACACGGTCAACGCGCGCCACGGCGTCGTGCTTGCCGCGGGCGGCTTCGAGTGGAACCAGGAACTGCGCGATCGTTTCTTCCCGTTCCCCAGCCTGACCCGCCATTCGTCCTCGCCCGAGGACGGCAACCGCGGCGAGGCGCTGATCGCTGCCGAGAAGATCGGCGCTTCGACCGAGCACACCGAGGAACCCTGGTTCATCCCGACCATGGTCCTGCCGATGAAGGGCGCGTCGAACTTCCACGAGATTCACCAGGCGGCTTTCGACGTCGGCCGGCCGTGGAGCGTCTGCGTCAACCGCAACGGCGTGCGCTTCGTCGACGAAGCCTGCGGCTACGACCAGTTCGGCCAGGGCATGATCCGCGATCACGCCAAGACCGGCGCCAACCTGCCGTGCTGGCACGTGTTCGACGCCAAGTTCCGCAAGAAGTTCAGCTCGGGCGGCCTGATGCCCACCGTGCACACGCCCGAGAAGAAGGTGCCCGAGGACTGGTGGGACCACTACATCTTCCGCGCCAACACGATCGAGGAACTAGCGAAGAAGATCAAGGTGCCGGTCGAGGCGCTCAAGGACACTGTGGCCAAGAACAACGAATATTCGAAGACCGGCGTCGATCCCGAGTTCGGCAAGGGCATGAACATCTACGACCAGTTCTTCGGCGACCCGACGGTGACGCCGAACCCGAACCTCGGCCCGATCGACACCGCGCCCTACTACGCCGTGCCGATCAATGCCGGCGATCTCGGCACCAAGGGCGGGCTGCGCTGCGACGATCGTTCGCGGGTGCTCGACGGCCAGGGTAATCCGATCGCCGGGCTCTATGCCGCGGGCAACCAGGCAGGCACGCCGTTCGGCGACGTCTATCCGGGCGCCGGCGCGACGATCGGCCCGGCCATGACCTTCGCCTACATCGCCGCGAACGACATCGCCGAGCGATCCGGCAACCAGCGCGCTTAA
- a CDS encoding non-heme iron oxygenase ferredoxin subunit: MSEKTFVAVAKLADLPAGTKIVADADGTEIVLCNTRDTIFAVQNLCSHAHEKLDCGKMKNGWISCPVHGARFDLETGEPMNPPATMAIKTYPVRVTGDTIEVAV; encoded by the coding sequence ATGAGCGAAAAGACCTTCGTCGCGGTGGCCAAGCTGGCCGACCTGCCGGCCGGGACCAAGATCGTGGCCGATGCGGACGGCACCGAGATCGTCCTGTGCAACACGCGCGACACGATCTTCGCCGTGCAGAACCTGTGCAGCCATGCGCACGAGAAGCTCGACTGCGGCAAGATGAAGAACGGCTGGATTTCCTGCCCAGTCCACGGCGCGCGCTTCGACCTGGAGACCGGCGAGCCGATGAACCCGCCCGCGACGATGGCGATCAAGACCTACCCGGTGCGCGTCACGGGCGACACGATCGAAGTCGCTGTTTGA
- a CDS encoding acyl-CoA dehydrogenase family protein — protein MSEDTHLEALRGEVRAWLDANAPKTWREDYKAMNHAEFADAQRTWFRTLVEGGYAAPHWPAGLALGSGRSLAEQKVIYEEMARADTPRLLLSFVSTYHAASTFLECGTEEQKARYLPAILQGETWCQGFSEPNAGSDLASLKCKAERQTRDGREVYVVNGQKVWSTMAQYADKCLLLVRTSSEGVKQAGITFLLMDMKAKGVTVRPIEQIQGDEEFCEMFLDEVEIPVTDRVGAENAGWAVSQATLSSERGLTLMELTYKMRGALARIAELIRKNGLEEDRGVLRDYGQLVTRCDEACAIADQFLQNRIDGIERVGDASVVKNTYSRVLREYSLLGTRLGGIDEQYRAPIVYGDLTTGNWMADFMNSYAWTIAGGSEEVQRNILSERMLEMPREPKNWVL, from the coding sequence ATGAGCGAGGATACCCACCTGGAAGCGCTGCGCGGCGAAGTCCGCGCCTGGCTCGACGCGAACGCCCCCAAGACCTGGCGCGAAGACTATAAGGCGATGAACCACGCCGAGTTCGCCGATGCCCAGCGCACCTGGTTCCGGACCTTGGTCGAGGGCGGCTACGCCGCGCCGCACTGGCCAGCCGGCCTCGCGCTCGGCAGCGGCCGCAGCCTCGCCGAGCAGAAGGTGATCTACGAGGAGATGGCCCGCGCCGACACGCCGCGGCTGCTGCTATCCTTCGTCTCGACCTATCACGCCGCCTCGACTTTCCTCGAATGCGGCACCGAGGAGCAGAAGGCCCGCTACCTGCCCGCCATCCTGCAGGGCGAAACCTGGTGCCAGGGCTTCTCCGAGCCCAACGCCGGCTCGGACCTCGCCTCGCTCAAGTGCAAGGCTGAGCGGCAGACGCGCGATGGCCGCGAGGTCTATGTCGTCAACGGCCAGAAGGTCTGGTCGACGATGGCGCAATATGCCGACAAGTGCCTGCTGCTCGTGCGCACCAGCAGCGAGGGCGTAAAGCAGGCCGGCATCACCTTCCTGCTGATGGACATGAAAGCCAAGGGCGTCACCGTCCGTCCGATCGAGCAGATCCAGGGCGACGAGGAATTCTGCGAGATGTTCCTCGACGAGGTCGAGATCCCCGTGACCGACCGCGTCGGCGCGGAGAACGCCGGCTGGGCCGTCAGCCAGGCGACGCTCTCGTCCGAGCGCGGTTTGACCCTGATGGAGCTGACCTACAAGATGCGCGGCGCCCTCGCCCGCATCGCGGAGCTGATCCGCAAGAACGGACTCGAGGAAGATCGCGGCGTGCTGCGCGACTACGGCCAGCTCGTCACGCGCTGCGACGAGGCCTGCGCCATCGCCGACCAGTTCCTGCAGAACCGCATCGACGGGATCGAGCGCGTCGGCGACGCCTCGGTGGTCAAGAACACCTACAGCCGCGTGCTGCGCGAATATTCGCTGCTCGGCACCCGCCTCGGTGGGATCGACGAACAGTACCGCGCACCGATCGTCTATGGCGACCTCACCACCGGCAACTGGATGGCCGATTTCATGAATAGCTACGCCTGGACCATCGCCGGCGGCAGCGAGGAAGTGCAGCGCAACATCCTGTCCGAGCGCATGCTCGAAATGCCGCGCGAACCGAAGAACTGGGTGCTCTGA
- a CDS encoding acyl-CoA dehydrogenase family protein, which produces MIERAELHDAAQKAFPADQLRPDRKASWDLIAEMGWLLLPLPEDAGGLGLGRDAAAAIHFELGKVLSTAPLLTALLTVQALAAADDLPDQAGWIERLTAGELVTVNLLPADLELTDSGSIRLSGTLPCTLDADLASHTLVVTGDLAVLVPLDGEGVALAERRLWDESRRLFDVTLTNHTVAPELVVARGAKVQTLVAHLESNLQLALAADSLGGATAALDMTVEYLKTRKQFDRPLAMFQSLKHRCADLKVQVSAAEALLWKRAADENASSVDFGALKARASDVYRIVAEEAIQLHGGIGLTEEHPINLFMKRAMLNLQLGGSLDTWRELAGRQALEQYAA; this is translated from the coding sequence ATGATCGAACGCGCCGAACTCCACGACGCCGCGCAGAAGGCGTTCCCCGCCGACCAGCTGCGGCCCGACCGCAAGGCCAGCTGGGACCTGATCGCCGAAATGGGATGGCTGCTGCTGCCGCTGCCCGAGGACGCCGGCGGTCTCGGCCTCGGCCGCGATGCCGCGGCGGCGATTCATTTCGAGCTGGGCAAGGTGCTGTCGACCGCGCCGCTGCTCACCGCGCTGCTCACCGTGCAGGCTTTGGCTGCAGCCGATGATCTTCCTGATCAGGCCGGCTGGATCGAGCGGCTGACTGCGGGTGAACTCGTCACCGTAAACCTGCTGCCGGCAGACTTGGAGCTGACCGATTCCGGATCGATCCGGCTGAGCGGCACTCTCCCCTGCACGCTCGACGCCGATCTGGCGAGCCACACGCTGGTCGTCACCGGGGACCTAGCCGTGCTCGTGCCGTTGGATGGCGAAGGCGTGGCGCTAGCCGAGCGCCGCCTCTGGGACGAGAGCCGCCGGCTGTTCGACGTGACGCTGACCAATCACACGGTCGCCCCGGAGCTGGTCGTCGCGCGCGGCGCGAAGGTTCAGACGCTCGTGGCCCATCTCGAGAGCAACCTGCAGCTCGCGCTGGCCGCCGATAGCCTGGGCGGTGCCACGGCCGCGCTCGACATGACGGTCGAGTACCTCAAGACACGCAAGCAGTTCGACCGGCCGCTCGCCATGTTCCAGTCGCTCAAGCACCGCTGTGCCGATCTCAAGGTCCAGGTCTCCGCGGCCGAGGCGCTGCTGTGGAAGCGCGCGGCGGACGAGAATGCAAGTTCCGTCGATTTCGGTGCGCTGAAAGCCCGTGCGAGCGATGTCTATCGCATCGTCGCCGAGGAGGCGATCCAGCTCCACGGCGGCATCGGCCTGACCGAGGAGCACCCGATCAACCTGTTCATGAAGCGGGCGATGCTCAACCTTCAGCTCGGCGGCAGTCTCGACACCTGGCGCGAACTCGCCGGACGGCAGGCGCTGGAGCAGTACGCGGCCTAG
- a CDS encoding nitroreductase family protein has translation MQFDLAMTDALLSTTRAVRKRLDLDRPVPREVIAECLELAVQAPTASNSQTWRWLVVDDPDKRAALADIYRKGALPYLNAGLATATDQAARVRDSAMWLAENLEKVPAMLIPCVEGRPPEGAPMLMLGSMYGSIYPAVWSFQLALRARGLGSALTTLHLLHEKEAAKLLGIPDTVLQVGLLPIGYTKGTDFKPAQRPPVSRITHWNGW, from the coding sequence ATGCAGTTCGATCTTGCCATGACCGATGCCCTGCTCTCGACGACGCGGGCGGTGCGCAAGCGGCTCGATCTCGACCGGCCGGTGCCGCGCGAAGTCATCGCCGAATGCCTCGAACTCGCGGTCCAGGCGCCGACGGCGAGCAACAGCCAGACCTGGCGCTGGCTCGTGGTCGATGATCCCGACAAGCGGGCGGCGCTGGCCGACATCTACCGCAAGGGTGCGCTGCCCTATCTTAACGCGGGGCTTGCCACAGCCACGGATCAGGCGGCGCGGGTGCGCGATTCGGCGATGTGGCTGGCCGAAAACCTCGAAAAGGTGCCCGCCATGCTCATTCCCTGCGTCGAAGGCCGTCCGCCCGAAGGCGCGCCGATGCTGATGCTCGGGAGCATGTACGGTTCGATCTATCCGGCGGTCTGGAGCTTCCAGCTCGCGCTCCGTGCCCGCGGGCTGGGCTCGGCGCTGACGACGCTGCACCTGCTGCACGAGAAGGAGGCGGCCAAGCTGCTCGGCATTCCCGACACCGTCCTACAGGTCGGCCTGCTGCCGATCGGCTATACCAAGGGCACCGATTTCAAGCCCGCGCAGCGGCCGCCGGTCAGCCGCATCACGCATTGGAACGGGTGGTAA
- a CDS encoding AraC family transcriptional regulator, which produces MNIGLVPMRDQAVPVLGGAHDSDGWDVDTPWHFHDMHQLLHATAGSVDVEGAEGRYRIPHQFAAWIPAGTVHRTRIQKVASGSVFLSAELVPPPVAGARLRVIRAPALLREMMAHARRWPLGSGEDAARRAYFACMASLCPDWLADEVELVLPTGEDPRVERAMAVTRDALATITLAEVCRESGLSERSLRRRFLAEAGMSWEAYRRRLRIHAAIAMLDGTDRTVGAIAAEVGYENQAAFAKTFREAVGMAPTDYRNTKRRPAA; this is translated from the coding sequence ATGAACATCGGGCTCGTCCCCATGCGCGACCAGGCGGTGCCGGTGCTCGGCGGTGCGCATGACAGCGACGGCTGGGATGTCGATACGCCCTGGCATTTCCACGACATGCACCAGTTGCTCCACGCGACCGCCGGCTCGGTCGACGTCGAGGGGGCCGAGGGGCGCTATCGCATCCCGCACCAGTTCGCCGCCTGGATACCTGCCGGCACCGTACATCGCACGCGCATCCAGAAAGTTGCCTCCGGCTCGGTGTTCCTCTCGGCAGAGCTAGTGCCCCCGCCCGTGGCCGGGGCTCGCCTGCGGGTGATCCGGGCGCCGGCGCTGCTGCGCGAGATGATGGCCCATGCCCGGCGCTGGCCGCTGGGCAGCGGCGAGGATGCCGCGCGTCGCGCTTATTTCGCCTGCATGGCGAGCCTCTGTCCCGACTGGCTCGCCGACGAGGTCGAGCTCGTCCTGCCCACCGGCGAGGACCCGCGCGTCGAGCGCGCGATGGCGGTGACCCGGGATGCCTTGGCGACGATCACTTTGGCCGAGGTCTGCCGCGAATCCGGCCTGTCCGAGCGCTCGCTGCGCCGGCGGTTCCTCGCCGAAGCCGGGATGAGCTGGGAAGCCTACCGTCGCCGCCTGCGCATCCACGCGGCGATCGCAATGCTCGACGGCACGGACCGCACGGTTGGCGCCATCGCTGCCGAAGTGGGCTATGAAAACCAGGCCGCCTTCGCCAAAACCTTCCGCGAGGCCGTCGGCATGGCGCCGACCGACTATCGCAACACCAAGCGGCGGCCCGCTGCCTGA
- a CDS encoding class I SAM-dependent methyltransferase, whose amino-acid sequence MARQTPHNAKIVDQHTQQAEGYARLTQGMIAGDRRAALRAFIDLKPDDELLDVACGPGSLALDLAPHIARATGYDITPAMLDQARAAQARLDVGNVKWVLGDALGLPFPDDAFSVVGSSAAFHHFEHPGDVLAEMRRVCRPGGRVVVLDVTPEPDKTAAYDRMERLRDPSHGHAHAIAEFEAMGREVGLGQARSVTSFTGPMPYAAVLETSFPETCTRDQLLAMMREDAASGEDRLGFRAQIQDGAVMVTYPMSMIVWTKA is encoded by the coding sequence ATGGCCCGGCAGACGCCCCACAACGCAAAGATCGTCGACCAGCACACACAGCAGGCGGAAGGCTATGCCAGGCTGACCCAGGGCATGATCGCCGGCGATCGCCGCGCCGCCCTGCGCGCCTTCATCGACCTGAAGCCCGACGACGAACTGCTCGACGTCGCCTGCGGCCCCGGCTCGCTGGCGCTCGACCTTGCCCCTCACATTGCACGGGCGACGGGCTACGACATCACCCCGGCCATGCTCGACCAGGCGCGCGCCGCACAGGCAAGGCTCGACGTCGGGAATGTGAAATGGGTGCTGGGCGACGCGCTTGGTCTGCCCTTCCCCGACGATGCATTCAGCGTCGTCGGCTCGAGCGCAGCCTTCCACCACTTCGAGCACCCCGGTGATGTCCTGGCCGAGATGCGACGGGTCTGCCGGCCCGGCGGCCGTGTGGTCGTGCTCGACGTCACGCCCGAGCCCGACAAGACCGCGGCCTACGACCGGATGGAGCGCCTGCGCGATCCGTCGCACGGCCACGCCCACGCGATTGCCGAGTTCGAAGCGATGGGGCGCGAAGTGGGCCTCGGGCAAGCGCGGAGCGTGACCAGTTTCACCGGCCCCATGCCCTATGCCGCCGTGCTGGAAACGTCCTTTCCCGAGACCTGCACGCGCGATCAGCTTCTGGCGATGATGCGCGAGGACGCGGCAAGCGGCGAGGACCGCCTGGGCTTCCGCGCGCAGATACAGGACGGCGCGGTGATGGTGACCTATCCGATGTCGATGATCGTCTGGACCAAGGCCTGA